One Microbacterium marinum genomic window carries:
- the mnmA gene encoding tRNA 2-thiouridine(34) synthase MnmA: MRVLAAMSGGVDSAVAAARAVDAGHDVVGVHLALSRAGGTLRTGSRGCCTIEDAMDARRAADLLGIPFYVWDFSERFRDDVIDDFINEYRAGRTPNPCMRCNEKIKFAALLERALELGFDAVCTGHYATLVDTASGRELHRASDEAKDQSYVLGVLTAEQLAHTYFPLGTTPSKAVVRAEAAERGLTVAQKPDSHDICFIPDGDTRGWLAEKVGAEQGDILDRDGRVVGRHEGAHAFTVGQRRGLQLGVPAADGKPRFVLEVRPVNNTVVVGPKEALATAEIAGDRMSWAGRAPNAAAFDCHVQIRAHAEPVPAHATLTGGELRVVPEQPFDGVAPGQTAVLYDGTRVIGQFTIARTVSAVPVDA, encoded by the coding sequence GGCGGCGCGCGCCGTGGATGCCGGGCACGACGTGGTCGGCGTGCACCTGGCGCTGTCGCGTGCGGGCGGGACGCTCCGCACCGGCAGCCGCGGCTGCTGCACGATCGAAGACGCCATGGACGCGCGGCGGGCGGCCGACCTGCTCGGCATCCCGTTCTACGTCTGGGACTTCTCGGAGCGTTTCCGCGATGACGTGATCGACGACTTCATCAACGAGTACCGCGCGGGCCGGACGCCCAACCCGTGCATGCGCTGCAACGAGAAGATCAAGTTCGCCGCGCTTCTCGAGCGAGCGCTGGAGCTCGGGTTCGACGCGGTCTGCACGGGGCACTACGCGACACTCGTCGACACCGCCTCGGGCCGAGAGCTGCACCGGGCGTCCGACGAGGCGAAGGACCAGTCGTACGTGCTCGGCGTTCTTACCGCAGAGCAGCTCGCGCACACCTACTTCCCCCTGGGGACGACGCCGTCGAAGGCCGTCGTCCGTGCCGAGGCAGCCGAGCGCGGACTGACCGTCGCGCAGAAGCCCGACAGCCACGACATCTGCTTCATCCCCGACGGCGACACCCGCGGGTGGCTCGCCGAGAAGGTCGGCGCCGAGCAGGGCGACATCCTCGATCGCGACGGCCGTGTCGTCGGCCGCCACGAGGGGGCGCACGCGTTCACGGTCGGTCAGCGTCGCGGCCTGCAGCTGGGCGTTCCCGCAGCCGACGGCAAGCCGCGCTTCGTCCTCGAGGTGCGCCCGGTCAACAACACGGTGGTCGTCGGCCCGAAGGAAGCCCTCGCGACAGCCGAGATCGCCGGTGACCGGATGAGCTGGGCCGGACGGGCACCGAATGCCGCGGCGTTCGACTGCCACGTGCAGATCCGGGCGCACGCCGAGCCGGTGCCGGCGCATGCGACGCTCACAGGCGGCGAGCTCCGCGTCGTCCCGGAGCAGCCGTTCGACGGCGTGGCCCCGGGACAGACCGCGGTGCTCTACGACGGGACCCGCGTCATCGGGCAGTTCACGATCGCGCGGACCGTGTCCGCGGTGCCGGTCGACGCCTGA
- a CDS encoding epimerase: MDSPSPRAVVAGASGFVGRHLVEALASDGYDVIRIGRSEQVQWDDQPAVDAAVDGADVIVNLAGKSVNCRYTDRNRDEILTSRTTTTAALHGAVTRASAPPRLWLNSSTATIYRHATDRPNTESTGELGAGFSVDVAREWERVFFEGDLPATRRVSLRMAIVVGDGPATRMLLTLARIGLGGPQYDGWTPPHRRYRGIGSGPTGGRAPWYRTRGRQRFSWIHIDDVIGAIRFLDHITDLSGPVNLAAPTPTDNRTLMRTLRRVVGAPFGLPSMRWMLELVMWVLRTEPELVLKSRWVLPERLTEAGYRFVHTDLEQALREVAASGRVRRRPAPRTRSARS; this comes from the coding sequence ATGGACTCTCCCTCACCGCGCGCGGTCGTCGCCGGCGCGTCGGGTTTCGTCGGCCGACATCTCGTCGAGGCCCTGGCATCCGATGGATACGACGTGATCCGCATCGGGCGCAGCGAGCAGGTGCAGTGGGACGACCAGCCCGCCGTGGATGCCGCCGTCGACGGCGCCGACGTGATCGTGAACCTCGCCGGGAAGTCGGTCAACTGCCGCTACACGGATCGGAACCGGGACGAGATCCTCACGTCCCGGACCACGACGACGGCGGCGTTGCACGGAGCCGTCACCCGTGCGTCGGCACCACCCCGGCTCTGGCTGAACTCGTCCACCGCGACGATCTACCGCCACGCGACCGACAGACCGAACACAGAATCGACGGGCGAACTCGGCGCAGGGTTCTCCGTCGACGTGGCCCGCGAGTGGGAGCGCGTTTTCTTCGAAGGCGACCTTCCCGCGACGCGCCGGGTCTCCCTGCGCATGGCGATCGTGGTCGGGGACGGCCCCGCCACGCGGATGCTGCTGACCCTCGCGCGCATCGGGCTCGGCGGGCCGCAATACGACGGGTGGACGCCGCCCCACCGGCGGTATCGCGGCATCGGCTCAGGGCCGACCGGAGGCCGAGCGCCCTGGTACCGGACCCGCGGACGGCAGCGGTTCAGCTGGATCCACATCGACGATGTGATCGGGGCCATCCGCTTCCTCGACCACATCACCGACCTGAGCGGCCCCGTCAACCTCGCCGCTCCGACGCCCACCGACAACCGCACGCTCATGCGCACCCTCCGTCGGGTCGTCGGCGCACCGTTCGGGCTACCGTCGATGCGGTGGATGCTCGAACTCGTGATGTGGGTGCTGCGAACGGAACCCGAACTCGTCCTCAAGAGCCGGTGGGTGCTCCCGGAACGCCTCACCGAGGCGGGCTACCGGTTCGTGCACACCGATCTCGAGCAGGCGCTCCGCGAGGTCGCGGCGAGCGGGCGGGTCAGGCGTCGACCGGCACCGCGGACACGGTCCGCGCGATCGTGA
- the ligA gene encoding NAD-dependent DNA ligase LigA yields the protein MGLPHRIGPRHRTGGVRTAPYTVDVADGELPDLTLDEARERAGSLTEQILGAREAYYGGDVGLVDDQTYDAWMHELEALERAHPELQGQDSPTQTVGAADASMLAPVTHAERMLSLDNVFSEDELREWCGKAQASAGRDVRWLTELKIDGLAISLRYEHGVLVSAATRGDGRIGEDVTVNAVRVAGIPARLDGSGHPALVEVRGEVFIPVAEFEQLNALQARLRERVVSDAAARPRFDEEKTQKSAARRFPAFANPRNAASGGLRQQLDKKSGLELEAGEARLASLRMFVHGIGAWPNPPVASQSEVYELLAEWGLPVSPYPRTFDSVDGVVAFVKEYGEKRHSVAHELDGIVVKIDELALHDELGSTSRAPRWAIAYKYPPEEVQTRLVDIIVSVGRTGRATPYAQMEPAHVAGSVVRQATLHNQDVVKAKGVLIGDMIMLRKAGDVIPEVLGPVAELRDGTERAFVMPTECPECGAPLAPSKEGDVDLRCPNTRACPAQVRGRVEHIGSRGALDIEALGEVTAAALTQPLDPAEPALPTEAGLFELTLDDLVPIEVVVRDGETGAPKIDEDSGEVIRRAPFRRNPSAAEKKDGLTGPQPSAQALTLIEELEKAKTKELWRFLVALSIRHVGPVAARALAQWFGSIRDIRAASRDELAAVEGVGGIIADSLIDWFSVDWHREIVDRWERAGAQLATPGHPGPGAAVVEGGVLEGITVVATGTLEGYTREGAQEAILAAGGKAASSVSKKTDFVAAGPGAGSKLAKAEQLGVRIIDATQFRVLVEQGPAALGPAPEA from the coding sequence ATGGGCCTACCGCATCGCATCGGCCCGCGCCACCGGACGGGCGGTGTCCGCACCGCTCCCTACACTGTCGATGTGGCTGACGGAGAACTCCCCGACCTGACCCTCGACGAGGCGCGCGAGCGCGCGGGCTCCCTCACCGAGCAGATCCTCGGTGCCCGTGAGGCGTATTACGGCGGCGACGTGGGGCTCGTCGACGATCAGACCTACGACGCCTGGATGCATGAGCTCGAGGCGCTCGAGCGGGCGCACCCCGAGCTTCAGGGGCAGGACTCGCCGACGCAGACGGTCGGTGCCGCTGACGCGTCGATGCTCGCGCCTGTGACCCACGCGGAGCGGATGCTGAGCCTCGACAACGTCTTCTCGGAGGACGAACTGCGCGAGTGGTGCGGGAAGGCGCAGGCATCCGCTGGGCGCGATGTCCGCTGGCTCACCGAGCTGAAGATCGACGGCCTCGCGATCTCCCTCCGCTACGAGCACGGTGTGCTCGTCTCGGCCGCGACGCGCGGCGACGGCCGCATCGGTGAAGACGTCACGGTGAACGCCGTGCGCGTGGCCGGCATCCCCGCCCGCCTCGACGGCTCGGGGCATCCGGCCCTCGTCGAGGTGCGCGGCGAGGTGTTCATCCCGGTGGCAGAGTTCGAGCAGCTGAACGCGCTCCAAGCGCGACTGCGCGAGCGCGTGGTGTCGGATGCCGCTGCGCGCCCACGGTTCGACGAGGAGAAGACGCAGAAGAGCGCGGCGCGGAGGTTCCCCGCTTTCGCGAACCCGCGGAATGCGGCGAGCGGCGGGCTGCGGCAGCAGCTCGACAAGAAGTCCGGTCTCGAGCTGGAGGCAGGGGAGGCGCGGCTCGCGTCGCTTCGCATGTTCGTCCACGGCATCGGCGCCTGGCCCAACCCCCCGGTCGCGTCCCAGAGCGAGGTGTACGAGCTCCTCGCCGAATGGGGGCTCCCGGTCAGCCCATATCCGCGCACGTTCGACTCCGTCGACGGAGTCGTGGCCTTCGTGAAGGAGTACGGCGAGAAGCGCCACTCGGTGGCCCATGAACTCGACGGCATCGTCGTCAAGATCGACGAGCTCGCCCTGCACGACGAGCTCGGTTCGACAAGCCGCGCGCCACGGTGGGCGATTGCCTACAAGTACCCGCCCGAGGAGGTCCAGACCCGCCTCGTCGACATCATCGTGTCCGTGGGCCGGACGGGTCGGGCGACCCCGTACGCCCAGATGGAGCCGGCGCACGTCGCCGGCAGCGTCGTCCGGCAGGCCACGCTCCACAATCAGGACGTCGTCAAGGCCAAGGGGGTGCTGATCGGCGACATGATCATGCTCCGCAAGGCCGGCGACGTGATTCCCGAGGTGCTCGGACCGGTCGCGGAGCTCCGCGATGGCACCGAGCGCGCGTTCGTGATGCCGACCGAATGCCCGGAGTGCGGCGCTCCACTGGCCCCGTCGAAGGAGGGCGACGTCGACCTGCGGTGCCCGAACACACGCGCCTGCCCGGCGCAGGTGCGGGGGAGGGTGGAGCACATCGGCTCGCGCGGTGCGCTGGACATCGAGGCTCTCGGCGAAGTCACCGCGGCGGCGCTCACGCAGCCGCTCGACCCTGCAGAGCCCGCGCTGCCCACCGAAGCAGGGCTCTTCGAGCTCACCCTCGACGATCTCGTCCCGATCGAGGTCGTCGTCCGCGACGGCGAGACGGGCGCGCCCAAGATCGACGAGGACAGCGGCGAGGTGATCCGGCGCGCTCCCTTCCGTCGCAACCCGTCGGCTGCCGAGAAGAAGGACGGCCTCACCGGCCCGCAGCCGTCCGCGCAGGCGCTGACGCTCATCGAAGAGCTCGAGAAGGCGAAGACCAAAGAGCTATGGCGGTTCCTCGTCGCGCTCAGCATCCGGCACGTCGGCCCGGTCGCGGCGCGCGCGCTCGCGCAGTGGTTCGGGTCGATCCGCGACATCCGGGCCGCGTCTCGCGACGAGCTCGCTGCGGTCGAGGGCGTCGGCGGCATCATCGCCGATTCACTCATCGATTGGTTCTCGGTCGACTGGCATCGCGAGATCGTCGACCGATGGGAACGGGCGGGCGCGCAGCTCGCCACGCCGGGTCATCCCGGCCCCGGCGCGGCAGTCGTGGAGGGTGGCGTGCTCGAGGGCATCACCGTCGTCGCGACCGGCACACTCGAGGGCTACACGCGTGAAGGTGCACAGGAGGCGATCCTCGCGGCCGGCGGCAAAGCGGCATCCTCCGTCTCGAAGAAGACCGACTTCGTCGCGGCCGGGCCGGGTGCGGGCTCGAAGCTGGCCAAGGCGGAGCAATTGGGCGTGCGGATCATCGACGCCACGCAATTCCGCGTGCTCGTCGAGCAGGGGCCCGCCGCCCTCGGACCCGCGCCGGAGGCCTGA
- a CDS encoding long-chain-fatty-acid--CoA ligase — translation MTTTYDPPRPWIASYADGVPDDLDAIDGSLVDIVSRSAADHPTAPALEFFGRTIDYGTLQAQVERAAGYLHEAGVRRGDRVALILPNCPQHIVAFYAVLRLGAVVIEHNPLYTPREMRKQFEDHGAKVAIVWSKLVESLLEFPGDLALRTIVAVDVTTAMPWRLRVALRLPVAKARASREALHSPIPRARVRGTWNDAVSHAALPASHPGPDTDDLALIQYTSGTTGNPKGAALTHRNLLANAAQARAWVPTITRGEGCVVYAVLPMFHAYGLTLCLTFAMSMGARLVLFPRFDPDLVLAAHKRHPATFLPLVPPIAERLLAAARDQGVSLAGTEVAISGAMALPHELVVPFEAESGGFLVEGYGLSECSPVLMANPVADNRVPGTVGLPLPGTECRVVDPDDPTVDVAPGERGELLVRGPQVFSGYYGKPEETEKVFVDGWFRTGDIVTIDDAGFVRIVDRIKELIITGGFNVAPTEVEIALRQHPSIADAAVVGLPSVRSGEDVVAAVVVNPGASFDEAAVREFVRGILTPYKVPRRLVVVEELPKSLIGKVLRKQVREQLLAD, via the coding sequence GTGACTACGACGTACGACCCGCCCCGTCCGTGGATCGCCAGCTACGCGGACGGCGTCCCCGACGACCTCGACGCCATCGACGGCTCGCTGGTCGACATCGTCTCGCGTTCGGCGGCCGATCATCCGACGGCGCCGGCGCTGGAGTTCTTCGGGCGCACGATCGACTACGGGACGCTGCAGGCGCAGGTCGAGCGGGCCGCGGGATACCTGCACGAGGCGGGTGTGCGCCGGGGCGACAGGGTCGCACTCATCCTGCCCAACTGCCCGCAGCACATCGTCGCCTTCTACGCCGTGCTGCGTCTGGGTGCCGTCGTCATCGAGCACAACCCGCTCTACACGCCGCGCGAGATGCGCAAGCAGTTCGAGGACCACGGGGCGAAGGTGGCCATCGTCTGGAGCAAGCTCGTCGAGTCGCTCCTCGAGTTCCCGGGAGATCTCGCCCTGCGGACGATCGTCGCGGTCGATGTGACCACCGCCATGCCGTGGCGACTGCGCGTCGCCCTCCGGCTGCCGGTAGCAAAAGCCCGCGCCTCGCGGGAGGCCCTCCACTCGCCGATCCCGAGGGCCCGCGTCCGTGGAACCTGGAACGATGCGGTGTCCCACGCCGCGCTCCCGGCATCCCACCCGGGCCCCGACACCGACGACCTGGCGCTGATCCAGTACACCAGTGGCACCACCGGCAACCCGAAGGGCGCCGCCCTCACGCATCGGAACCTCCTCGCGAACGCGGCCCAGGCCCGCGCATGGGTGCCGACCATCACCCGCGGAGAGGGGTGCGTGGTCTACGCCGTGCTGCCGATGTTCCACGCGTACGGACTGACGCTCTGCCTGACCTTCGCGATGTCGATGGGCGCGCGCCTCGTCCTGTTCCCGCGGTTCGATCCCGATCTCGTGCTCGCCGCGCACAAGCGGCATCCCGCCACCTTCCTCCCGCTTGTGCCGCCGATCGCGGAGCGCCTCCTGGCTGCAGCTCGTGACCAGGGCGTGTCGCTGGCGGGAACCGAGGTCGCGATCTCGGGTGCGATGGCGCTTCCCCACGAACTGGTGGTGCCGTTCGAAGCCGAGTCCGGCGGGTTCCTCGTGGAGGGCTACGGGCTCTCGGAGTGCTCGCCGGTCCTCATGGCGAACCCCGTGGCGGACAATCGCGTACCGGGGACGGTCGGTCTGCCTCTGCCCGGAACGGAATGCCGGGTGGTGGATCCCGACGACCCGACCGTCGATGTCGCCCCCGGTGAGCGTGGCGAACTGCTCGTCCGCGGACCGCAGGTGTTCTCCGGCTACTACGGAAAGCCCGAGGAGACGGAGAAGGTGTTCGTCGACGGCTGGTTCCGGACGGGCGACATCGTGACGATCGACGACGCGGGGTTCGTCCGCATCGTCGACCGCATCAAGGAGCTCATCATCACGGGCGGCTTCAACGTCGCCCCGACGGAGGTCGAGATCGCGCTCCGTCAGCACCCGAGCATCGCGGATGCCGCGGTGGTGGGTCTTCCCAGCGTGCGCTCCGGCGAGGACGTCGTGGCCGCGGTGGTCGTGAACCCGGGGGCGAGCTTCGACGAGGCGGCCGTGCGGGAGTTCGTCCGCGGCATCCTCACGCCGTACAAGGTGCCGCGGCGGCTCGTTGTCGTCGAGGAGCTCCCGAAGTCTCTCATCGGGAAGGTGCTGCGCAAGCAGGTCCGGGAGCAGCTGCTCGCCGACTGA
- the gatC gene encoding Asp-tRNA(Asn)/Glu-tRNA(Gln) amidotransferase subunit GatC — protein sequence MSEITPDLVRHLGVLARIQLSDDEVQRLTGQLDAIVDNIAKVSEVATPEVAATSHPIPLRNVFRPDVPGDMLTVDEVLQNAPDAADGRFRVTAILGEEQ from the coding sequence GTGTCAGAAATCACCCCCGATCTCGTTCGCCATCTCGGCGTGCTCGCCCGGATCCAGCTGAGTGACGACGAGGTGCAGCGCCTCACCGGCCAGCTGGACGCCATCGTCGACAACATCGCGAAGGTCTCGGAGGTCGCCACCCCCGAGGTCGCCGCGACGAGCCACCCGATCCCGCTCCGGAACGTCTTCCGCCCCGACGTCCCCGGTGACATGCTCACCGTCGACGAGGTGCTCCAGAATGCGCCGGATGCCGCCGACGGCCGCTTCCGCGTGACCGCGATCCTGGGGGAGGAGCAGTGA
- the gatA gene encoding Asp-tRNA(Asn)/Glu-tRNA(Gln) amidotransferase subunit GatA, with the protein MSDILKLTAADLSAKLRSGEISSVEATHAHLDRIAAVDGEVHAFLHVSDHAVEVASDIDRRRAAGEELGDLAGVPLAIKDVLVTTDMPSTSGSKILEGYMSPYDATVVARARAAGLVPLGKTNMDEFAMGSSTEHSAYGPTRNPWDLDRIPGGSGGGSAAAVAAFEAPLALGSDTGGSIRQPAHVTGTVGMKPTYGGVSRYGAIALASSLDQVGPVSRTVLDSALLHDVIGGHDPHDATSLTDAWPSFAAAAREGATGEVLKGLKVGVIRELDDTGFQAGVSESFRASLSAMEAAGAEIVEVSAPHFEYGVAAYYLILPAEASSNLAKFDSVRFGMRVDVPGGTVEDVMAATRDAGFGDEVKRRVILGTYALSAGYYDAYYGSAQKVRTLIQRDFDEAFAQVDVIATPSAPTTAFRLGEKLDDPIQMYLNDVTTIPVNLAGVPGISIPSGLAAEDGLPVGIQFVAPAREDARLYRVGAALEALLVDSWGGPILDRAPILGGAR; encoded by the coding sequence GTGAGCGACATCCTGAAGCTGACCGCTGCGGACCTGTCCGCGAAGCTGCGTTCGGGCGAGATCTCGAGCGTCGAGGCCACGCATGCCCACCTCGATCGGATCGCTGCCGTCGACGGCGAGGTGCACGCGTTCCTCCACGTCTCCGATCACGCCGTCGAGGTGGCATCCGACATCGACCGTCGCCGCGCGGCCGGCGAAGAACTCGGCGACCTCGCCGGTGTGCCCCTGGCCATCAAGGATGTGCTCGTCACGACCGACATGCCCTCCACGAGCGGATCGAAGATCCTCGAGGGGTACATGTCCCCCTACGACGCGACCGTCGTCGCCCGCGCCCGTGCCGCCGGACTCGTGCCCCTCGGCAAGACCAACATGGACGAGTTCGCGATGGGGTCATCGACGGAGCACTCCGCGTACGGCCCGACGCGCAACCCGTGGGACCTGGACCGGATCCCCGGTGGTTCCGGTGGCGGCTCGGCCGCGGCCGTCGCCGCCTTCGAGGCGCCGCTGGCCCTCGGCTCGGACACCGGCGGATCGATCCGTCAGCCCGCGCACGTGACCGGAACGGTCGGCATGAAGCCGACCTACGGCGGTGTCAGCCGCTACGGCGCGATCGCCCTCGCCTCCAGCCTCGACCAGGTCGGACCCGTCTCGCGGACCGTGCTCGACTCGGCACTGCTCCACGACGTCATCGGCGGGCACGACCCGCACGACGCCACCTCGCTCACCGACGCCTGGCCGTCCTTCGCCGCCGCGGCCCGTGAGGGCGCGACCGGTGAGGTGCTGAAGGGTTTGAAGGTCGGCGTCATCCGCGAGCTCGACGACACCGGGTTCCAGGCGGGCGTTTCGGAGTCGTTCCGCGCGTCGCTTTCCGCCATGGAGGCCGCCGGCGCCGAGATCGTCGAGGTGAGCGCACCGCACTTCGAGTACGGTGTCGCCGCGTACTACCTGATCCTGCCCGCAGAAGCCTCCAGCAACCTCGCGAAGTTCGACTCGGTCCGGTTCGGCATGCGGGTCGACGTGCCCGGCGGCACCGTCGAGGACGTGATGGCCGCCACCCGCGACGCCGGATTCGGCGACGAGGTCAAGCGCCGCGTGATCCTCGGTACCTACGCCCTGTCGGCGGGCTACTACGACGCCTATTACGGCAGCGCCCAGAAGGTCCGGACGCTCATCCAGCGCGACTTCGACGAGGCGTTCGCGCAGGTCGACGTCATCGCGACGCCGTCTGCGCCGACGACGGCGTTCCGTCTCGGTGAGAAGCTCGACGACCCGATCCAGATGTACCTCAACGACGTCACGACCATCCCGGTGAACCTCGCGGGCGTGCCGGGGATCTCGATCCCGTCGGGTCTTGCGGCTGAAGACGGTCTGCCCGTCGGCATCCAATTCGTCGCCCCCGCCCGCGAGGACGCCCGCCTGTACCGCGTCGGGGCTGCGCTGGAAGCGCTGCTCGTCGACAGCTGGGGCGGTCCGATCCTCGACCGTGCCCCGATCCTCGGAGGAGCCCGCTGA
- the gatB gene encoding Asp-tRNA(Asn)/Glu-tRNA(Gln) amidotransferase subunit GatB: MAKDALMDFDKALELFEPVLGFEVHVELNTETKMFSPAGNPANEANHDAAPNTLVAPVDMGLPGSLPVVNETAVRYSISLGLALGCSIAPSSRFARKNYFYPDLGKNYQISQYDEPIAFEGSVEIELEGGDVVQIPIERAHMEEDAGKLTHMGGSTGRIQGAEYSLVDYNRAGVPLVEIVTKPIFGTEHRAPEVAKAYVAAIRDIVRSLGISEARMERGNLRCDANVSLRPRGQEKLGTRTETKNVNSMRSVERAVRYEIQRQAAILAAGGTITQETRHWHEDTGRTSPGRPKSDADDYRYFPEPDLLPVEPSEELIEQLRAALPEAPAVYRRRLKSEWGFTDLEFQDVANGGLLTEVEATIASGASPASARKWWTGEITRVANAQGAEPAALVSPASVAELQKLVDAGTLTDKLARQVLEGVIAGEGTPQQVVDARGLAVVSDDGALIAAIDEALAAQPDVLAKIQDGKVQAAGAVIGAVMKAMKGQADAARVRELILERAGQA; encoded by the coding sequence ATGGCCAAGGACGCGCTGATGGACTTCGACAAGGCGCTCGAGCTGTTCGAGCCCGTGCTCGGTTTCGAGGTCCACGTCGAGCTCAACACCGAGACCAAGATGTTCTCGCCCGCCGGGAACCCGGCGAACGAGGCGAACCACGACGCCGCGCCGAACACGCTCGTCGCCCCGGTCGACATGGGCCTGCCGGGTTCGCTGCCGGTGGTCAACGAGACCGCGGTCCGGTATTCGATCAGCCTGGGCCTCGCTCTCGGCTGCTCGATCGCGCCGTCGAGCCGGTTCGCGCGGAAGAACTACTTCTACCCCGACCTCGGCAAGAACTATCAGATCTCGCAGTACGACGAGCCGATCGCCTTCGAGGGCAGCGTCGAGATCGAGCTGGAGGGCGGCGACGTCGTCCAGATCCCGATCGAGCGCGCGCACATGGAGGAGGATGCCGGCAAGCTCACCCACATGGGTGGCTCGACCGGCCGCATCCAGGGCGCCGAGTACTCGCTCGTCGACTACAACCGCGCCGGCGTGCCGCTCGTCGAAATCGTCACGAAGCCGATCTTCGGCACCGAGCACCGGGCACCCGAGGTCGCGAAGGCCTACGTTGCCGCGATCCGCGACATCGTGCGCTCGCTCGGCATCTCGGAGGCGCGGATGGAGCGCGGCAACCTCCGCTGCGACGCCAACGTCTCGCTGCGCCCCCGCGGCCAGGAGAAGCTCGGGACCCGCACCGAGACGAAGAACGTCAACTCCATGCGCTCGGTCGAGCGCGCGGTGCGGTACGAGATCCAGCGGCAGGCGGCGATCCTCGCCGCGGGCGGCACGATCACGCAGGAAACCCGCCACTGGCACGAGGACACCGGCCGCACGTCGCCCGGTCGTCCCAAGTCCGATGCGGATGACTACCGCTACTTCCCGGAGCCCGACCTGCTCCCCGTCGAGCCGTCGGAAGAGCTGATCGAACAGCTGCGGGCGGCACTGCCCGAGGCGCCCGCGGTGTACCGCCGCCGACTCAAGTCCGAGTGGGGCTTCACCGACCTCGAGTTCCAGGACGTCGCGAACGGCGGGCTGCTCACCGAAGTCGAGGCGACGATCGCATCCGGAGCGTCGCCGGCATCCGCCCGCAAGTGGTGGACAGGAGAGATCACCCGCGTCGCGAACGCCCAGGGCGCCGAGCCCGCCGCTCTCGTCTCGCCCGCGTCGGTCGCCGAACTGCAGAAGCTGGTGGATGCCGGCACGCTCACCGACAAGCTCGCGCGCCAGGTGCTCGAAGGCGTCATCGCCGGTGAGGGCACGCCGCAGCAGGTCGTCGACGCGCGGGGGCTCGCGGTGGTCTCGGACGACGGTGCACTCATCGCCGCGATCGACGAGGCCCTCGCCGCGCAGCCTGACGTCCTCGCGAAGATCCAGGACGGCAAGGTGCAGGCCGCCGGCGCCGTCATCGGAGCCGTCATGAAGGCCATGAAGGGCCAGGCGGATGCCGCACGCGTCCGCGAGCTCATCCTGGAGCGCGCAGGGCAAGCCTGA
- the dinB gene encoding DNA polymerase IV, translating into MGRGDGTGRIVSADDADDTGTRILHVDMDAFYASVEVLHDPSLAGRPLIVGGMEGRGVVSSASYEARRFGVRSAMSVGRALQLCPQAIVVVPRFERYSEVSKKVMGIFRDITPLVEPLSIDEAFLDVGGARRLWGSPGRIGRMVRARVLAETGLTCSVGVAATKHVAKIASTASKPDGLLIVSEAETQAFLASRPVGALWGVGPKAVEALESRGIRMVSDVLRTPRGVLDRALGPALGARISQLARGHDPRSVQTEHTEKSIGHEETFLEDVADMATLRSEFRRLADRVAGRLRAGGWEARTIAVKVRLSDFTTLSRSVSVPEPTNVGQRIGDVAIELFSKIELSQPVRLVGVRAEKLVGGGFGGMALWDDDEDWRRVDAALDDARSRFGRGAVTRASTLGPRRDVNALPTNPRPPRNPDAGDT; encoded by the coding sequence ATGGGGCGCGGCGACGGGACGGGGCGGATCGTCTCTGCCGACGATGCCGACGACACCGGGACACGCATCCTGCACGTCGACATGGACGCCTTCTACGCGTCCGTCGAGGTGCTCCACGACCCGTCGCTCGCGGGCAGGCCCCTGATCGTGGGCGGGATGGAGGGGCGCGGCGTCGTCTCGAGTGCGTCCTATGAAGCGCGCCGTTTCGGGGTGAGGTCCGCCATGTCGGTCGGCCGTGCACTGCAGCTGTGCCCGCAGGCGATCGTCGTCGTCCCGCGCTTCGAGCGCTATTCGGAGGTGTCGAAGAAGGTCATGGGGATCTTCCGCGACATCACCCCCCTCGTTGAGCCGCTGTCGATCGACGAGGCCTTCCTCGACGTCGGCGGCGCCCGCAGACTGTGGGGCAGCCCGGGCCGGATCGGCCGGATGGTGCGCGCTCGTGTGCTGGCGGAGACCGGCCTCACCTGCAGCGTCGGCGTCGCCGCCACCAAACACGTCGCCAAGATCGCCTCCACGGCGTCCAAGCCGGACGGCCTCCTCATCGTCAGCGAGGCGGAGACCCAGGCCTTCCTCGCGTCACGGCCCGTTGGGGCGCTCTGGGGCGTCGGGCCCAAAGCCGTCGAGGCCCTCGAATCCCGCGGCATCCGGATGGTCTCCGACGTCCTCCGCACGCCCCGCGGGGTGCTCGACCGGGCGCTCGGACCCGCGCTGGGCGCCCGGATCTCACAGCTCGCGCGCGGACATGATCCGCGTTCGGTGCAGACCGAGCACACCGAAAAGAGCATCGGACACGAAGAGACGTTCCTGGAAGACGTCGCCGACATGGCCACGTTGCGCAGCGAATTCCGACGTCTCGCCGATCGGGTTGCTGGCAGGCTCCGCGCAGGGGGGTGGGAGGCTCGCACCATCGCCGTCAAAGTGCGTCTGTCGGACTTCACGACCCTGTCCCGCTCGGTCAGCGTGCCGGAGCCCACGAATGTGGGGCAGCGCATCGGCGACGTCGCCATCGAGCTGTTCTCGAAGATCGAGCTGTCTCAGCCGGTCCGCTTGGTTGGGGTGCGGGCCGAGAAGCTCGTCGGCGGTGGCTTCGGTGGGATGGCGCTCTGGGACGACGACGAAGACTGGCGCCGCGTCGATGCCGCCCTCGACGACGCTCGTTCTCGTTTCGGCCGCGGCGCCGTGACGAGGGCGAGCACGCTCGGGCCTCGTCGTGACGTCAACGCGCTTCCCACCAACCCGCGACCACCGCGCAATCCGGACGCCGGAGATACCTGA